A genomic window from Brassica oleracea var. oleracea cultivar TO1000 chromosome C8, BOL, whole genome shotgun sequence includes:
- the LOC106309658 gene encoding 40S ribosomal protein S12-2-like, with the protein MSGDEAAAPVVVPPVAEPAAIPEDMDLLTALELTLRKARAHGGVVRGLHESAKLIEKRVAQLCVLAEDCNQPDYVKLVKALCADHNINLLTVPSAKTLGEWAGLCKIDSEGNARKVVGCSCLVVKDYGEDTTALNIVKKHIESN; encoded by the exons ATGTCGGG TGATGAGGCTGCTGCTCCCGTTGTTGTTCCTCCCGTTGCTGAGCCAGCGGCAATCCCAGAGGACATGGACTTGTTGACTGCATTGGAGCTGACTCTTAGGAAAGCTCGTGCTCACGGTGGTGTTGTCCGTGGTCTCCATGAGAGCGCTAAGCTTATTGAGAAGCGTGTTGCTCAGCTCTGTGTCTTGGCTGAAGACTGCAACCAACCTGATTACGTCAAGCTTGTCAAGGCTCTCTGCGCTGATCACAACATCAACTTGCTCACTGTTCCAAGTGCTAAGACCCTTGGTGAATGGGCTGGT CTCTGCAAGATCGACTCTGAGGGTAATGCCAGGAAGGTTGTTGGATGCTCATGCCTTGTAGTCAAG GACTATGGCGAGGATACAACTGCCCTCAATATCGTCAAGAAGCACATTGAATCTAACTAA